The Actinopolyspora erythraea genome has a segment encoding these proteins:
- a CDS encoding glycosyltransferase produces MIRPSSEGPPTNRKAPAESSPDRREPGNRLLLVHPSAELYGSDRVFLESVRALTSTGRRVVVVLPEHGPLVDHLRRSGARVLHRRTAVLRKSALRPRGMLAFMRDCLTSLPGTLRLLRHRFDAVYVSTITVPVWTLLAAALGHRVVTHVHEAEETPPLPVRVGLALPLLACREVVVNSRAAANALHRTVPLLRSRTNVVYNGVPGPDPAPEEAPNERPRRLVLVGRLSPRKGTDTAVRATALLRERGHPVTLDLVGSVFGGYEWFEREVRELIAELELSDAVALHGFDSAVWHHYARADIALVPSRFEPFGNTAVEAQLAGVPVVVTDVQGLPEAVGDGRRGHIVAPDDPEALADGIERLLRDWSGATERAEHARREAADLFDPARYHDSIRELLTAPAHR; encoded by the coding sequence ATGATCCGGCCGTCCTCGGAAGGCCCGCCCACGAATCGGAAAGCACCGGCTGAGTCCTCCCCTGACCGCCGAGAACCGGGGAACCGCCTGCTGCTCGTGCACCCCTCGGCCGAGCTGTACGGCTCCGACCGGGTCTTCCTCGAGTCGGTGCGAGCCCTGACCAGCACGGGAAGACGGGTGGTCGTGGTGCTGCCCGAACACGGCCCCCTGGTGGACCACCTCCGGCGGAGCGGCGCCAGGGTGCTCCACCGCCGGACAGCGGTGCTTCGCAAGAGCGCCTTGCGCCCTCGCGGCATGCTCGCCTTCATGCGGGACTGCCTGACCTCGCTGCCAGGCACGCTCCGGTTGCTGCGGCACCGCTTCGACGCCGTCTACGTCAGCACGATCACCGTTCCCGTGTGGACGTTGTTGGCGGCGGCGCTGGGCCACCGCGTGGTGACCCACGTGCACGAGGCGGAGGAGACACCGCCGTTACCGGTACGTGTGGGGCTGGCACTGCCACTGCTGGCGTGCCGGGAGGTCGTGGTCAACAGTCGTGCCGCGGCGAACGCGCTGCACCGGACCGTCCCGCTGCTGCGGAGCAGGACGAACGTGGTCTACAACGGTGTTCCCGGTCCCGACCCGGCCCCGGAGGAGGCTCCGAACGAGCGGCCGCGACGGCTCGTCCTGGTCGGCAGGCTCTCACCGCGCAAGGGGACGGACACGGCGGTACGCGCCACGGCACTGCTCCGCGAACGCGGGCACCCGGTCACGCTGGACCTGGTCGGTTCGGTCTTCGGCGGCTACGAATGGTTCGAACGCGAGGTACGGGAGCTGATCGCGGAGCTGGAGCTGTCGGACGCCGTGGCGCTGCACGGCTTCGACTCCGCTGTGTGGCACCACTACGCCCGGGCCGACATCGCGCTGGTGCCCTCCCGGTTCGAGCCGTTCGGCAACACCGCGGTGGAGGCCCAGCTGGCGGGGGTTCCGGTGGTGGTCACCGACGTCCAGGGGCTTCCCGAAGCGGTCGGCGACGGCAGGCGGGGCCACATCGTCGCGCCCGACGACCCCGAGGCGCTCGCGGACGGGATCGAGCGGCTGCTGCGCGACTGGTCCGGTGCGACGGAACGCGCGGAGCACGCCCGACGGGAGGCCGCGGACCTGTTCGATCCCGCCCGGTACCACGACTCGATACGCGAGCTGCTCACCGCACCCGCCCACCGGTAG
- a CDS encoding sugar transferase: MRLSSGRRTRPVELREAIPPSETSGATTSRPRGGRTHDRGRRSYSARVLPWERRYRLAVALGDVVATGLAVAGAAVLSAPPESWQTVLFAALTAAALLVALVPAWDHRILGQGAEEFHRLGRALLTAAVLLAFGAVATGVGQLRGWIFVVLPGAAVLCLLQRYVLRKSLHRRRAVGRCMLPVVAAGHPEALRDLIARTRRESHLGWQIRAVCTAGRSAGGADVEQIDSVPVVGGLDEVARSAREGAYRAVMISADRYWTRSRLQWLSWELEGTATEMVVAPVLMDIAGPRVHVSEVLGMPLLRLSEPVLTGPRLFVKFAVDRVGALLLLLLLSPLLCLIAVVIKSDSPGPVFYRQRRVGHNGRVFTMLKFRTMVTDADRSTLGGEVADEGAGPLFKSRRDPRMTRIGPVLRGYSMDELPQLFNVLLGDMSLVGPRPPLPNEAESYEPEMHRRFLVRPGMTGLWQVSGRSDLSWAESVRLDLRYVENWSLTLDGMILWKTVRAVVTKEGAY, encoded by the coding sequence ATGCGACTATCCTCGGGGCGGCGAACGCGACCTGTCGAGCTACGAGAGGCGATCCCCCCGTCCGAGACCTCCGGTGCGACGACTTCCCGCCCCCGAGGTGGTCGAACTCATGACAGGGGGCGCAGGTCGTACAGCGCTCGGGTGCTTCCCTGGGAACGTCGTTACCGGTTGGCGGTCGCCCTCGGCGATGTCGTCGCCACCGGGTTGGCGGTGGCGGGGGCGGCGGTGCTCTCCGCTCCACCGGAGTCCTGGCAGACGGTCCTGTTCGCCGCGCTCACCGCTGCCGCGCTGCTCGTCGCCCTCGTCCCCGCCTGGGACCACCGGATTCTCGGCCAGGGAGCCGAGGAGTTCCACCGGCTGGGCAGGGCACTGCTCACCGCCGCCGTGCTGCTGGCCTTCGGCGCGGTCGCCACCGGTGTCGGCCAGCTGCGCGGTTGGATCTTCGTCGTGCTGCCCGGGGCCGCTGTGCTGTGTCTGTTGCAGCGCTACGTACTGCGCAAGTCGCTGCACCGCAGGAGGGCTGTCGGCCGGTGCATGCTGCCCGTGGTCGCGGCCGGTCACCCCGAGGCGCTGCGCGATCTGATCGCGCGTACCCGCAGGGAGTCCCATCTCGGCTGGCAGATCCGCGCGGTGTGCACCGCCGGAAGGTCGGCGGGCGGGGCGGACGTCGAACAGATCGACTCCGTTCCGGTCGTCGGCGGCCTCGACGAGGTGGCTCGCAGCGCGCGTGAGGGCGCCTACCGCGCAGTGATGATCAGCGCCGACCGGTACTGGACCCGCAGTCGCCTGCAGTGGTTGTCCTGGGAGCTGGAGGGCACCGCCACCGAGATGGTGGTGGCCCCGGTGCTGATGGACATCGCCGGTCCCAGGGTGCACGTGTCCGAGGTGCTCGGCATGCCGCTGCTGCGGCTGAGCGAACCGGTGCTGACGGGGCCTCGCCTGTTCGTGAAGTTCGCCGTGGACAGAGTCGGCGCGCTGCTGTTGTTGCTGCTGCTGTCCCCGTTGTTGTGCCTGATCGCCGTCGTGATCAAGTCGGACAGCCCCGGGCCGGTCTTCTACCGCCAGCGACGGGTCGGTCACAACGGTCGCGTGTTCACGATGCTGAAGTTCCGGACGATGGTCACCGACGCCGACCGCTCGACGCTCGGCGGTGAGGTGGCCGACGAGGGTGCGGGGCCGCTGTTCAAGTCGCGGCGAGATCCCCGGATGACCAGGATCGGCCCCGTGCTGCGGGGCTACTCCATGGACGAACTGCCTCAGCTGTTCAACGTTCTCCTCGGCGACATGTCACTCGTCGGTCCCCGTCCACCGCTGCCGAACGAGGCCGAGTCCTACGAGCCGGAGATGCACCGCCGCTTTCTGGTGCGGCCCGGGATGACGGGGCTGTGGCAGGTCAGTGGCCGAAGTGACCTCTCGTGGGCCGAGAGCGTGCGACTGGACCTGCGGTACGTGGAGAACTGGTCGCTGACCCTGGACGGGATGATCCTCTGGAAGACGGTGCGCGCGGTGGTGACCAAGGAGGGGGCCTACTGA
- a CDS encoding GDSL-type esterase/lipase family protein, protein MSNGDLRNTTPVTAELLRGALELEHTARGVLPHRIPSWARARGADAQLAMAETQPSGVRLKFRSRATAVELDTVPTKRVYAGLPPRPDGVYELLVDGSPAGRGRVGGGDTLTVDMTTGATENRPGEVGTLGFTGLPARAKDVEIWLPHDETTELVALRTDAPVEPVVETGRRVWLHHGSSISHGSDAAGPTSTWPAFAATTAGVELINLGLGGGALLDPFTARTLRETPADLISVKVGINLVNADLMRRRALAPAVHGFLDTVRDGHPSAPLLVVSPVHCPIHEDTPGPSFPDFTELGGGKPRFRAAGDPAERENGKLTLNVIREELERIVRQRAVHDPNLHYLDGRELYGAADFEELPLPDQLHPDAAAHRRIGERFHRLVLTADGPFADRS, encoded by the coding sequence ATGTCCAACGGAGACCTCCGGAACACCACACCCGTCACCGCCGAGCTCCTGCGCGGAGCGCTCGAACTGGAGCACACCGCGCGTGGCGTGCTGCCGCACCGGATTCCCTCCTGGGCACGTGCGCGCGGCGCCGACGCGCAGCTCGCCATGGCCGAGACACAGCCCTCCGGGGTCCGGCTGAAGTTCCGCAGCCGCGCCACCGCGGTCGAACTGGACACGGTGCCCACCAAACGGGTCTACGCGGGACTGCCACCGCGTCCGGACGGTGTCTACGAACTGCTCGTCGACGGTTCCCCCGCCGGCAGGGGGAGAGTGGGCGGCGGTGACACCCTGACCGTCGACATGACCACCGGAGCCACCGAGAACCGTCCCGGCGAGGTCGGCACCCTGGGCTTCACCGGCCTGCCCGCACGCGCGAAGGACGTCGAGATCTGGTTGCCGCACGACGAGACAACCGAGCTCGTGGCCCTGCGCACCGACGCCCCCGTCGAGCCCGTGGTGGAGACCGGCCGCAGGGTGTGGCTGCACCACGGCAGCTCGATCAGCCACGGTTCCGACGCGGCGGGCCCGACCAGCACCTGGCCCGCGTTCGCCGCCACCACCGCCGGGGTGGAGCTGATCAACCTGGGGCTGGGCGGCGGCGCGCTGCTCGACCCCTTCACCGCCCGCACACTGCGCGAGACCCCCGCGGACCTGATCAGCGTCAAGGTCGGCATCAATCTGGTCAACGCCGACCTGATGCGCAGGCGCGCCCTCGCCCCGGCCGTCCACGGCTTCCTCGACACCGTCCGCGACGGACACCCCTCGGCGCCGTTGTTGGTCGTTTCACCCGTACACTGCCCGATCCACGAGGACACCCCCGGGCCCAGCTTCCCCGACTTCACCGAGCTCGGTGGTGGGAAACCGCGGTTCCGGGCGGCTGGTGACCCGGCGGAGCGCGAGAACGGGAAACTCACCCTGAACGTCATCCGGGAGGAGCTGGAGCGCATCGTGCGGCAGCGGGCCGTGCACGACCCGAACCTGCACTACCTCGACGGCAGGGAGCTCTACGGTGCGGCCGACTTCGAGGAACTGCCGTTGCCCGATCAGCTCCATCCGGACGCCGCCGCGCACCGCCGCATCGGCGAACGCTTCCACCGGCTCGTCCTCACCGCCGACGGTCCTTTCGCCGATCGGAGCTGA
- a CDS encoding TetR/AcrR family transcriptional regulator has translation MVRTGLTAQRLTRGGAELADEVGFEQVTVSALARRFGVRVASLYSHLNGSQDLRTRIALFALEELADRASAALAGRAGKDALVAFAEVYRDYARQHPGRYAATQLRLDPETAAASAGVRHAQLTRAILRGYELSGEDQTHAVRLLGSVFHGYVSLELGGGFEHSAPDAGQSWSRVLEVLDFLLRNWPEP, from the coding sequence ATGGTGCGGACAGGACTGACCGCGCAACGCCTGACGCGAGGCGGGGCCGAGCTGGCCGACGAGGTCGGTTTCGAGCAGGTGACCGTCTCGGCGCTCGCCAGGCGGTTCGGCGTCAGGGTCGCGAGCCTGTACTCCCACCTGAACGGCTCCCAGGACCTCAGGACGAGGATCGCCCTGTTCGCCCTGGAGGAACTCGCCGACCGGGCCTCCGCCGCGCTCGCCGGGCGGGCGGGCAAGGACGCGCTGGTGGCCTTCGCCGAGGTCTACCGGGACTACGCTCGGCAGCACCCTGGACGTTACGCCGCGACCCAGCTCAGGCTCGACCCGGAGACGGCGGCCGCGAGTGCCGGGGTCAGGCACGCACAGCTGACGCGGGCGATCCTGCGCGGCTACGAGCTCAGCGGCGAGGACCAGACCCACGCGGTCCGGCTGCTGGGCAGCGTCTTCCACGGCTACGTCAGCCTGGAACTGGGAGGCGGTTTCGAGCACAGCGCTCCCGACGCCGGGCAGAGCTGGTCACGGGTCCTCGAAGTGCTCGACTTCCTCCTGCGGAACTGGCCGGAGCCCTGA
- a CDS encoding mycothione reductase, with protein sequence MRHFDLIIIGTGSGNAILDERFADWDVAVVEKGVGSHASYGGTCLNVGCIPTKMFVHTADVANAPRSGERLGVGLRLDEVRWPEIRDRVFGRIDTIAESGKRFRRDENPNVTLYEGLARFTAPRELSVETPGGPTTISADRVVLAAGGRPVIPEIPGIDNVDYHTSDSVMRLERLPEHMIILGTGFIGAEFAHIFSALGVRVTMVGRSGRVLRNEDTDVSERFTELAARQWDLRPNRRETGVEPTESGVRLHLDGPEGAEIVEGQTLLVATGRRPNSDLLDTAAAGIETAENGKIKVDSTQRTSAEGVWALGDISSDHELKHVANHEERVVQHNLLHPEEPVESDHRFVPHAVFSDPQIASVGLTEQQAVERGVRHVTATQDYGGIAYGWAMEDTTGFAKLLADPSTGKLLGAHIIGPQAPTVIQPLIQAMAFGIDARSMARGQYWIHPAMPELVENALLGLPLD encoded by the coding sequence GTGCGACACTTCGATCTGATCATCATCGGTACCGGCTCGGGCAACGCGATCCTCGACGAACGATTCGCGGACTGGGACGTGGCGGTCGTGGAGAAGGGCGTCGGGAGCCACGCGTCCTACGGCGGCACTTGCCTGAACGTGGGGTGCATCCCGACGAAGATGTTCGTTCACACCGCGGACGTCGCCAACGCTCCCCGTTCCGGGGAACGGCTCGGCGTCGGACTACGGCTCGACGAGGTGCGGTGGCCCGAGATCAGGGACCGGGTTTTCGGCAGGATCGACACGATCGCCGAGAGCGGCAAGCGGTTCCGCAGGGACGAGAACCCCAACGTGACCCTGTACGAGGGCCTCGCGCGGTTCACCGCGCCCCGCGAACTCTCGGTCGAGACGCCCGGGGGACCGACCACGATCAGCGCTGACCGGGTGGTGCTCGCGGCCGGGGGACGTCCGGTGATCCCGGAGATCCCTGGGATCGACAACGTCGATTACCACACCAGTGACAGCGTGATGCGCCTGGAACGACTCCCGGAACACATGATCATCCTGGGCACGGGGTTCATCGGGGCGGAGTTCGCCCACATCTTCTCCGCACTGGGGGTGCGGGTGACCATGGTCGGCCGCTCCGGACGGGTACTCCGCAACGAGGACACCGACGTCTCCGAGCGTTTCACGGAACTCGCGGCACGGCAGTGGGACCTGCGGCCGAACCGGCGCGAGACCGGAGTGGAACCGACCGAATCGGGTGTGCGACTCCACCTGGACGGCCCCGAGGGGGCCGAGATCGTGGAGGGGCAGACCCTGCTGGTGGCCACGGGGCGCCGCCCCAACTCCGACCTGCTCGACACCGCCGCCGCCGGGATCGAGACCGCCGAGAACGGCAAGATCAAGGTGGACAGCACACAGCGCACCAGCGCCGAGGGGGTCTGGGCCCTGGGCGACATCAGCAGCGACCACGAGCTCAAGCACGTCGCCAACCACGAGGAACGGGTGGTGCAGCACAACCTGCTGCACCCCGAGGAACCCGTGGAGTCCGACCACCGCTTCGTCCCGCACGCGGTGTTCTCCGATCCGCAGATCGCCTCGGTGGGGCTCACCGAGCAGCAGGCGGTCGAACGCGGCGTCCGCCACGTCACCGCCACTCAGGACTACGGCGGCATCGCCTACGGCTGGGCGATGGAGGACACCACCGGCTTCGCCAAGCTGCTCGCCGATCCCTCGACGGGCAAGCTGCTCGGCGCGCACATCATCGGACCGCAAGCCCCCACCGTGATCCAGCCGCTCATCCAGGCCATGGCGTTCGGCATCGACGCGCGTTCCATGGCTCGCGGCCAGTACTGGATTCACCCGGCGATGCCGGAACTGGTGGAGAACGCACTGCTCGGACTCCCCCTGGACTGA